The window CGGAAAGCACTACACCCTCGCGGGAAGGTCTCTCGCACTTTTGAAACCGTCCGCTAAAACCGGATAATAATTCTCTCGGTCCAGGGTTGGCCCGGCGCGTCATGAGAGAAAGAAAAAGCGGCATACTCCTGCACATATCGTCCCTCCCCTCCCCCTTCGGCGTAGGGGACCTCGGCCCCGAAGCGTTTAAATTCGCGGACTTTCTCCGCGATTCGGGCCAGACGTACTGGCAGGTCCTGCCGCTCAATCCGACGGAGCTCCCCTACGGCAACTCCCCCTACAGCGGCCCGTCCTCCTACGCCGGGAACCCGCTCTTCATAAGCCCCGAGAGGCTCGCGGAAGAGGGCCGCCTCGCGCCGGACGCGATAAGGAAGAAACCCCGCTTCGGGCGGAAGAGGGTAAACTACGAAGCCGCGGTCTCGTACAAGTCCGCGCTCCTCAAATCCGCGTTCGAAAACGCCCGCGACGGGCTTCTCGAAGACGCCTCGTTCGCTGAATTCCGCGAACGGAATAAATACTGGCTCGAAGATTACTGTCTCTACACGGTGCTCAAGGAAAAACTGCACTCGGCGACGTGGCGCGATTTCCCGAAAGAGCTCAGGGACAGGGACGAGTCCGCCCTCGCCGAATGGCGCGAGAAAATGCGGGCCGAAACCCTTTACCACGAATTCGTCCAGCACCTCTTCTTCTCGCAGTGGCATGCCCTCGAAGGCCACTGCCGCGAGAGGGGCGTAAAACTCATCGGCGACATACCGTATTACGTCAACTTCGACAGCTCCGAGGTCTGGAGCAGCCCCGGCGCGTTCAAGCTCGACGCCGAAAAGAGGCCGCTCTACGTCTCCGGCGTCCCGCCCGACTATTTCAGCAAGACCGGCCAGCTCTGGGGGAACCCCGTCTACGACTGGAACGAGCTCCGGCGGACGGGATATAAGTGGTGGATGGACAGGATAGGCCACAACCTCTCCCTGTTCGACGTGCTCAGGCTCGACCACTTCAGGGGCTTCGTCGCATACTGGGAAATAGAGGCCGGCGAGAAAACGGCGCTCAACGGTAAATGGGCCGGCGCGGGCGCAGTCCCGTTTTTCGACGCGCTCTTCTCACGTTACGACAAGGGCCGCTTCATCGCCGAGGACCTCGGCGACATAACCCCCGACGTAAGGGAGATAATAAAGCGCTACGACCTGCC is drawn from Thermodesulfobacteriota bacterium and contains these coding sequences:
- the malQ gene encoding 4-alpha-glucanotransferase; its protein translation is MRERKSGILLHISSLPSPFGVGDLGPEAFKFADFLRDSGQTYWQVLPLNPTELPYGNSPYSGPSSYAGNPLFISPERLAEEGRLAPDAIRKKPRFGRKRVNYEAAVSYKSALLKSAFENARDGLLEDASFAEFRERNKYWLEDYCLYTVLKEKLHSATWRDFPKELRDRDESALAEWREKMRAETLYHEFVQHLFFSQWHALEGHCRERGVKLIGDIPYYVNFDSSEVWSSPGAFKLDAEKRPLYVSGVPPDYFSKTGQLWGNPVYDWNELRRTGYKWWMDRIGHNLSLFDVLRLDHFRGFVAYWEIEAGEKTALNGKWAGAGAVPFFDALFSRYDKGRFIAEDLGDITPDVREIIKRYDLPGMKILLFAFGDDFPYGEYLPSVFKENCIVYTGTHDNNTVRGWWEDEAGNKEKNRVFEYLGKKISAGEISSEFIKLAMLSPADMAVIPMQDVLGLGAGARMNTPAVRKGNWEWRLEPGYAGGELADYILGITRESSRN